A DNA window from Rhizobium jaguaris contains the following coding sequences:
- a CDS encoding benzoate/H(+) symporter BenE family transporter, with protein sequence MLKDFSVQSLFMGCLTAFVGFASSFAVVLHGLQAVGATDAQAASALTALSISMGLCAIVLSTATKLPVSIAWSTPGAALLANAGAVEGGFPVAVGAFLVCAALIVIAGLFRPLGRAVAAIPAPLANAMLAGVLLGLCFAPVKAIGFNPLLGLPIIIAWIVVGAFKRLWAVPAALGAFALVLAFGVKVPDGALTSLQHSLLPSVELVRPVFTVAGLISIALPLFIVTMASQNIPGIAVLKVHHYDPRPGPLFAVTGVFSLMSAPFGGHAVNLAAITAAMCAGQDAHADPKRRYWAAIIAGVVYIILGLLAGAVTAFVALAPPILIEAVAGLALVGALSNSALNAFQKAESREAAAITFLVTASGVSFAGISGAFWGLIAGGLMMALSHGVQLLKR encoded by the coding sequence ATGCTTAAAGATTTTTCCGTTCAAAGCCTGTTCATGGGCTGCCTCACCGCCTTTGTCGGCTTTGCCAGTTCTTTCGCCGTCGTACTGCATGGACTGCAGGCTGTCGGTGCAACGGACGCGCAGGCCGCTTCAGCGTTGACGGCCCTGTCGATTTCGATGGGGCTCTGCGCCATCGTGCTCAGCACCGCGACGAAGCTGCCTGTCAGTATCGCCTGGTCGACGCCGGGGGCGGCATTACTTGCTAACGCAGGCGCCGTCGAGGGTGGGTTTCCGGTGGCGGTCGGCGCATTTCTTGTCTGTGCGGCGCTGATCGTGATTGCCGGCCTGTTCCGGCCGCTTGGACGTGCGGTCGCGGCCATCCCGGCGCCGCTTGCCAATGCGATGCTCGCCGGCGTGTTGCTTGGACTTTGTTTCGCGCCGGTCAAGGCGATCGGTTTCAATCCGTTGCTTGGCCTGCCGATCATCATCGCCTGGATCGTGGTCGGAGCGTTCAAGCGGCTTTGGGCCGTGCCGGCGGCGCTTGGCGCCTTTGCGCTGGTGCTGGCATTCGGCGTGAAGGTGCCTGATGGAGCGCTGACGTCGCTGCAGCATTCGCTGCTACCGAGCGTCGAATTGGTCAGGCCGGTCTTCACCGTCGCCGGCCTCATCTCGATCGCGCTGCCCCTCTTCATCGTCACCATGGCGTCTCAAAATATTCCGGGCATCGCCGTGCTGAAGGTGCACCACTATGATCCGAGGCCAGGCCCGCTCTTTGCCGTCACCGGGGTGTTTTCGTTGATGAGCGCCCCCTTCGGCGGCCATGCCGTCAATCTCGCCGCGATCACCGCAGCCATGTGCGCGGGGCAAGATGCGCATGCCGATCCGAAGCGGCGCTATTGGGCGGCCATCATTGCCGGCGTCGTGTACATCATCCTTGGGCTGCTCGCCGGCGCAGTCACCGCCTTCGTTGCGCTGGCGCCGCCGATCCTGATCGAAGCCGTCGCCGGTCTGGCGCTGGTCGGCGCACTTTCCAACTCGGCTTTGAATGCCTTTCAAAAGGCGGAATCGCGCGAGGCCGCCGCTATCACTTTCCTCGTCACGGCATCGGGCGTTTCATTCGCTGGGATCTCCGGCGCTTTCTGGGGCCTGATTGCCGGCGGATTGATGATGGCCTTGTCACATGGGGTGCAACTGCTCAAACGGTAA
- a CDS encoding YciI family protein codes for MYYAILAYHEEGVVESWTKEEDAALMTELLQINDRLVQEKSLGPAARLGPTQRAVTLRGKGAGMITDGPFAETKEQLLGFYVVDFPTLDAAVAAARDLRRANPTAVYEIRPISLFAPGVPLAPRDEE; via the coding sequence ATGTATTACGCCATCTTGGCCTATCACGAAGAGGGCGTGGTCGAATCCTGGACCAAAGAGGAGGATGCGGCGTTGATGACCGAACTTCTCCAAATCAACGATCGCCTAGTCCAGGAGAAGTCTCTGGGACCGGCCGCACGGCTCGGTCCCACGCAACGCGCCGTCACGCTGCGAGGAAAAGGTGCCGGTATGATCACCGATGGCCCCTTTGCTGAAACCAAGGAACAATTGCTGGGCTTCTATGTCGTGGATTTTCCAACGCTCGACGCAGCGGTTGCAGCGGCGCGCGACCTCCGTCGCGCCAATCCGACGGCAGTCTACGAAATCAGGCCGATTTCGCTTTTTGCACCCGGCGTGCCTCTGGCACCTCGGGACGAGGAATAG
- a CDS encoding GSU2403 family nucleotidyltransferase fold protein has translation MKADYVSRRRLASQLRRSGLPSRTRTEGEVISQLAKSGLFRLRAVLVGSHAFQTYGGLLGLRFDEANYLTQDDDIAQYHSISVLIDDAMEDIGSILTKVDATFKPIFNPHSPFLVAGYRNSDGTRVEFLTPNRGDAANSQSLTKMPALGGIGAQALPYLDFLIREPVRSVVLHEAGVGVVVPAPERYAVHKLIVSTRLRVETGTMSKITKDLAQASALIARLSETKQEFELGSAWIEAWERGPRWRRRLAVASLRLEEEEFSLLEQAVVTAERLSGIEDRRHGMGTGKKGILELRDHWSGGRSPS, from the coding sequence TTGAAGGCGGACTATGTTTCTCGGCGACGGCTTGCCAGCCAACTCAGACGCAGCGGGCTGCCGTCGCGAACGCGCACCGAGGGCGAGGTCATCTCACAACTCGCCAAGAGCGGCCTCTTCAGACTTCGTGCAGTTCTTGTGGGGTCACATGCGTTTCAAACCTATGGCGGACTTCTCGGCCTTAGGTTCGATGAGGCGAACTATCTGACGCAAGATGACGATATTGCCCAATACCACAGTATTTCGGTTTTGATCGATGATGCGATGGAAGACATCGGATCAATCCTCACAAAGGTAGACGCTACGTTCAAACCGATTTTCAATCCGCACTCGCCATTCCTGGTCGCGGGATACAGGAACTCTGATGGAACAAGAGTCGAGTTTTTGACCCCCAACCGAGGCGACGCGGCCAATAGCCAGAGTCTGACGAAAATGCCCGCGCTGGGCGGTATCGGAGCGCAGGCATTGCCCTACCTCGACTTCCTGATAAGAGAGCCGGTACGGTCCGTCGTGCTGCATGAGGCCGGGGTGGGGGTCGTCGTCCCTGCACCCGAGCGCTACGCTGTTCACAAACTCATCGTCTCCACACGTCTACGGGTGGAAACAGGAACTATGAGCAAGATAACGAAGGACCTGGCGCAGGCGAGTGCGCTTATCGCTCGACTATCGGAAACCAAGCAGGAGTTCGAACTCGGCTCCGCGTGGATAGAGGCTTGGGAAAGAGGCCCACGATGGAGACGACGGCTCGCTGTCGCTTCACTTCGTCTTGAGGAGGAAGAATTCTCATTACTAGAACAAGCGGTGGTCACGGCGGAACGCCTTTCCGGCATCGAAGACCGCCGTCACGGGATGGGAACGGGTAAGAAAGGAATTCTCGAACTGCGGGACCACTGGAGCGGTGGTCGTTCACCAAGCTAG
- a CDS encoding ATP-dependent Clp protease proteolytic subunit — MNDEDEQEEKTKELPLGKDAEANLFKSRSIFIYGGITQELAQKVCSQLVALAAASDDDIRIYVNSPGGHVESGDSIHDMIKFIKPKVWMIGSGWVASAGALIYVAAPKERRICLPNTRFLLHQPSGGTRGMASDIEIQAREIIKMNERLNKIFSEATGQPVERIAKDTDRDYWLSAEEAKAYGLVSRIVRSQAEI, encoded by the coding sequence ATGAACGACGAAGACGAACAGGAAGAAAAGACGAAAGAGCTGCCGTTGGGCAAGGACGCGGAGGCGAATCTTTTCAAATCGCGCTCGATCTTCATTTATGGCGGTATTACGCAGGAACTGGCGCAGAAGGTCTGCTCGCAGCTCGTGGCACTCGCGGCCGCCAGCGATGACGATATCCGCATCTATGTGAATTCGCCCGGCGGCCATGTCGAATCCGGCGATTCCATTCACGACATGATCAAGTTCATCAAGCCGAAGGTCTGGATGATCGGCTCCGGCTGGGTTGCGTCCGCGGGCGCCTTGATCTATGTCGCCGCTCCGAAAGAGCGCCGCATCTGCTTGCCGAACACCCGCTTCCTGCTGCACCAACCGTCCGGCGGCACGCGCGGCATGGCCTCCGACATCGAAATCCAGGCGCGCGAGATCATCAAGATGAACGAGCGCCTGAACAAGATTTTCTCGGAAGCCACCGGTCAGCCGGTCGAGCGCATCGCCAAGGATACCGATCGCGATTACTGGCTGTCGGCCGAGGAAGCCAAGGCTTACGGCCTGGTCTCGCGGATCGTGAGGTCGCAGGCGGAAATCTGA
- a CDS encoding DUF2076 domain-containing protein: MSPEERQMLVSLFDRVRATGSTQRDADAEAFINQSVREQPYAPYFLAQAVLIQEQGMKAAADRIQQLEARVHELEQQGAGNQPQAQSGGFLGGLGSLFGGQQQPQRGPAPQAPQQQGRLYDDYARNAPQPGPWGGQQQPTGPWSQQAAAPSATGSFLRGALGTAAGVAGGVMLAESLSSLFSPHLGGTGGGGLGGLFGGSANAAEQPAQETIINNNYFGNDDKSDQNDNDQSNVDYAADDRDDDYDDDSSDTGGDDSSFA, translated from the coding sequence ATGTCGCCTGAAGAACGTCAAATGCTTGTGTCCCTCTTCGATCGCGTCCGCGCTACGGGCAGCACCCAGCGCGATGCTGATGCAGAAGCCTTCATCAATCAGTCGGTTCGCGAGCAGCCCTACGCACCCTATTTCCTGGCGCAAGCCGTGCTCATACAGGAACAAGGCATGAAGGCTGCGGCCGACCGCATCCAGCAGCTCGAAGCACGCGTGCACGAATTGGAACAGCAAGGCGCCGGCAATCAGCCGCAAGCCCAGAGCGGAGGCTTCCTGGGCGGTCTCGGCTCGCTCTTCGGCGGCCAACAACAGCCGCAGCGTGGCCCGGCGCCGCAAGCCCCGCAACAGCAGGGTCGTCTCTACGACGATTACGCCCGCAACGCTCCGCAGCCAGGCCCATGGGGCGGCCAGCAACAGCCGACCGGTCCCTGGAGCCAGCAGGCTGCGGCTCCCTCGGCGACCGGCAGCTTCCTGCGCGGCGCTCTCGGTACGGCGGCCGGCGTCGCTGGCGGCGTGATGCTGGCGGAATCGCTCTCTAGCCTCTTCAGCCCCCATCTCGGCGGCACCGGCGGCGGTGGCCTTGGCGGACTCTTCGGCGGTAGTGCCAACGCAGCCGAACAGCCGGCTCAGGAAACGATCATCAACAACAACTATTTCGGCAACGACGACAAAAGCGATCAGAATGACAACGATCAGTCCAATGTCGACTATGCCGCGGACGATCGGGATGACGACTACGATGATGATTCGTCCGACACTGGCGGAGACGACAGCTCGTTCGCGTGA
- the queF gene encoding preQ(1) synthase, translating to MPTTDVSGLSMLGSQTETAANPEAAVLEKVPSGHAGTDYVVRFTAPEFTSLCPMTGQPDFAHIVIDYVPSEWLVESKSLKLFLHSFRNHGAFHEDCSIYIAKRLVDLLEPKWLRIGAYWYPRGGIPIDVFWQTGKPPEGVWLPDQGVQPYRGRG from the coding sequence ATGCCTACAACCGATGTTTCCGGTCTGTCGATGCTCGGCAGTCAGACAGAAACGGCCGCAAACCCCGAGGCTGCCGTTCTGGAAAAGGTGCCGTCCGGCCATGCCGGCACGGATTATGTCGTGCGCTTCACTGCGCCGGAATTCACGTCCCTCTGCCCGATGACCGGGCAGCCGGACTTTGCCCATATCGTCATCGATTATGTGCCGAGCGAATGGCTGGTGGAATCGAAGTCGCTGAAACTCTTCCTGCATTCCTTCCGCAACCACGGCGCCTTCCATGAGGATTGCTCGATCTACATCGCCAAACGGCTGGTGGATCTGCTGGAGCCGAAATGGCTGCGTATCGGCGCCTACTGGTATCCCCGGGGCGGCATCCCGATCGATGTTTTCTGGCAAACGGGCAAGCCACCCGAGGGCGTATGGCTGCCGGATCAAGGCGTGCAGCCCTATCGTGGGCGTGGCTGA
- a CDS encoding cation diffusion facilitator family transporter → MNGQGNQTIKRLALWGIPISLGVMGLKMLAWWVTGSVALLSDGLESLVNVVAAFIAFFAIRYAQKPADHDHPFGHHKAEYLSAVTEGAMIIVAALMIVQEAVGHLSNPQPMQAPVLGLAINFAAGVLNALWALTLIRAGREHRSPALTADGQHIMSDVYTSVGVLIGLLLAIGTGYPIFDPVLAILVAINILYQGWKVTSNSIDGLMDKAVLPDEEVVIKEAIATHAEGSLGVHDLKTRRAGAVTFVDFHLVVPAAMPVREAHRICDRLEDAIRAIHAGAEITIHVEPEGEKAHGIRVKVIKET, encoded by the coding sequence ATGAACGGACAGGGCAACCAGACAATCAAACGGCTGGCCCTCTGGGGCATTCCGATATCGCTCGGCGTCATGGGGCTGAAGATGCTCGCCTGGTGGGTGACGGGCTCCGTCGCGCTGTTGTCGGACGGTCTCGAATCCCTTGTCAATGTCGTGGCCGCTTTCATCGCCTTCTTCGCCATCCGCTATGCGCAGAAGCCGGCGGATCACGATCATCCCTTCGGCCACCATAAGGCTGAGTATCTTTCGGCTGTCACCGAAGGTGCGATGATCATCGTTGCGGCGCTGATGATCGTGCAGGAAGCAGTGGGGCACCTGAGCAATCCGCAGCCGATGCAGGCGCCCGTTCTCGGTCTCGCCATCAACTTTGCTGCCGGTGTCCTCAATGCCCTATGGGCGCTGACGCTGATCCGGGCTGGACGCGAGCACCGCTCGCCGGCGCTGACGGCGGATGGACAGCACATCATGTCCGATGTCTATACCTCGGTCGGCGTGCTCATCGGCCTGTTGTTGGCGATCGGCACCGGCTATCCGATCTTCGACCCGGTACTTGCCATTCTCGTCGCCATCAACATTCTCTATCAAGGCTGGAAAGTGACCTCCAATTCCATTGACGGGCTGATGGACAAGGCCGTCCTGCCGGACGAGGAAGTGGTGATCAAGGAGGCGATCGCGACGCATGCGGAGGGTTCGCTCGGCGTGCACGATCTGAAGACGCGCCGGGCAGGCGCCGTCACCTTCGTCGACTTCCATCTCGTCGTACCCGCAGCGATGCCGGTTCGCGAGGCGCATCGCATCTGCGATCGCCTTGAAGACGCCATACGGGCGATCCATGCGGGCGCGGAAATAACCATTCACGTGGAGCCGGAGGGCGAGAAGGCCCATGGCATCCGCGTCAAGGTGATCAAGGAGACCTAA
- the bluB gene encoding 5,6-dimethylbenzimidazole synthase, which produces MPSFDDPAHPRNAPSPADISTKEGDHLIAACAFSETERAAVYRAIETRRDVRDQFRSDPLPEDLVRRLLEAAHHAPSVGFMQPWNFILVKQGETRDRVWQAFHQANEEAALMFDGGRRSQYQRLKLEGIRKAPLSICITCDTQRGGPVVLGRTHNPATDVYSTVCAVQNLWLAARAEGVGVGWVSIFHEEAIKSILGIPEHVKIVAWLCVGYVDELYDMPELAVKGWRDRLPLEELIFEECWQADGKER; this is translated from the coding sequence ATGCCCTCATTTGATGATCCCGCCCATCCGCGCAACGCCCCTTCGCCCGCCGACATATCGACCAAGGAAGGGGATCATCTGATAGCGGCATGCGCGTTTTCGGAAACAGAACGAGCCGCAGTCTACCGCGCCATCGAAACCCGCCGCGACGTGCGCGATCAGTTCCGCTCCGACCCCTTGCCCGAGGATCTTGTCAGACGGCTGCTCGAGGCTGCCCATCACGCGCCGTCCGTGGGCTTCATGCAGCCGTGGAACTTTATCCTGGTCAAGCAGGGCGAGACGCGGGACCGGGTGTGGCAGGCATTCCACCAGGCGAACGAAGAAGCCGCGCTGATGTTCGACGGAGGACGACGCTCGCAATATCAGCGGTTGAAGCTCGAAGGCATCCGGAAGGCTCCGCTCAGCATCTGCATCACCTGCGATACTCAGCGCGGTGGGCCTGTCGTGCTTGGGCGGACGCACAATCCGGCTACGGACGTCTATTCGACGGTCTGCGCCGTTCAAAATCTTTGGCTTGCCGCGAGGGCCGAAGGCGTCGGCGTCGGCTGGGTGAGCATTTTCCACGAGGAAGCCATCAAATCGATCCTCGGCATACCCGAGCATGTGAAGATCGTTGCATGGCTTTGCGTCGGCTATGTGGACGAACTCTATGACATGCCGGAGCTCGCCGTGAAGGGATGGCGGGACCGGCTCCCGCTCGAGGAGCTGATTTTCGAGGAATGCTGGCAGGCGGACGGCAAGGAACGCTAG
- a CDS encoding anthranilate synthase, whose product MVTILRDDGAEIYETKGGITVTRQRRPTPYADAVSSYIDKLDERRGAVFSSNYEYPGRYTRWDTAVVDPPLGLSCNGRNVWIKAYNERGEVILGFIAEKLKTVSELVLGASTARRLDLTVKTPDRVFTEEERSKTPTVFTVLRAVTDLFYSQADASIGFYGAFGYDLAFQFDAINLKLERPDDQRDMVLYLPDEILVVDNYSAKAWIDRYDFAKGGVSTEGKSGEIAAEPFRHTDAIPPKSDHRPGEYAELVVKAKESFRKGDLFEVVPGQKFMERCESKPSDISKRLKAINPSPYSFFINLGNQEYLVGASPEMFVRVSGRRIETCPISGTIKRGDDPIADSEQILKLLNSKKDESELTMCSDVDRNDKSRVCEPGSVKVIGRRQIEMYSRLIHTVDHIEGRLRDDMDAYDGFLSHAWAVTVTGAPKLWAMRFIENHEKSPRAWYGGAVGMVGFNGDMNTGLTLRTVRIKDGIAEVRAGATLLNDSIPEDEEAETELKASAMLSAIRDAKAANSGKQQRDVASVGKGVKILLVDHEDSFVHTLANYFRQTGATVSTVRTPVPEDVFDRLDPDLVVLSPGPGNPKDFDCKATIKKARARNLPIFGVCLGLQALAEAYGGELRHLALPMHGKPSRIRVLEPGLVFSGLGREVTVGRYHSIFADPSTLPRDFMITAESEDGTIMGIEHVKEPIAAVQFHPESIMTLGGDAGMRMIENVVAHLARRVKTKAA is encoded by the coding sequence ATGGTAACGATCCTTCGGGACGATGGTGCGGAAATCTACGAGACGAAGGGGGGGATCACCGTCACCCGGCAGCGCCGGCCGACTCCCTATGCGGATGCGGTTTCGTCCTATATCGACAAGCTCGACGAGCGCCGAGGCGCGGTCTTCTCGTCGAATTACGAATATCCTGGCCGCTACACCCGTTGGGATACCGCCGTCGTCGATCCGCCGCTCGGTCTGTCCTGCAATGGGCGCAATGTCTGGATCAAAGCCTATAATGAGCGGGGCGAGGTCATCCTCGGTTTCATCGCTGAAAAGCTGAAGACGGTTTCCGAACTGGTGCTTGGCGCATCGACAGCCCGCCGGCTCGACCTGACGGTGAAGACGCCGGATCGGGTCTTTACCGAAGAAGAGCGATCGAAGACGCCGACCGTGTTCACCGTTTTGCGCGCCGTGACCGATCTCTTCTACTCGCAGGCTGATGCGAGCATCGGCTTTTATGGCGCCTTCGGCTACGATCTCGCCTTCCAGTTCGACGCCATCAACCTCAAGCTCGAGCGTCCCGACGATCAGCGCGACATGGTACTCTACCTGCCGGATGAAATCCTGGTGGTCGACAACTACTCGGCCAAGGCCTGGATCGATCGTTATGATTTCGCCAAAGGCGGCGTTTCGACCGAAGGCAAGTCCGGCGAGATCGCTGCCGAACCTTTTCGTCATACCGATGCCATTCCGCCGAAGAGCGATCATCGTCCCGGCGAATATGCCGAGCTGGTGGTCAAGGCGAAGGAAAGCTTCCGCAAGGGCGATCTCTTCGAAGTCGTGCCTGGCCAGAAATTCATGGAGCGTTGTGAGAGCAAGCCGTCCGATATTTCCAAGCGGCTGAAGGCGATCAATCCGTCGCCCTATTCCTTCTTCATCAACCTCGGCAATCAGGAATATCTGGTCGGCGCTTCGCCTGAGATGTTCGTCCGCGTCTCCGGCCGCCGTATCGAAACCTGCCCGATTTCCGGCACGATCAAGCGCGGCGACGACCCGATCGCCGACAGCGAGCAGATCCTGAAGCTGCTGAATTCGAAGAAGGACGAGTCCGAGCTGACCATGTGTTCGGATGTCGACCGTAACGACAAGAGCCGCGTCTGCGAGCCGGGCTCGGTGAAGGTCATCGGCCGCCGGCAGATTGAAATGTACTCGCGGTTGATCCATACGGTCGACCATATCGAGGGCCGTTTGCGCGACGACATGGACGCCTATGACGGTTTCCTGAGCCACGCATGGGCCGTCACCGTCACCGGCGCGCCGAAGCTGTGGGCCATGCGCTTCATCGAAAACCATGAGAAGAGCCCGCGCGCCTGGTATGGCGGGGCGGTCGGCATGGTCGGCTTCAACGGCGACATGAATACTGGGCTGACGTTGCGCACCGTGCGCATCAAGGACGGCATTGCCGAGGTGCGGGCCGGCGCTACATTGCTGAACGACTCGATCCCAGAGGATGAAGAAGCCGAAACCGAACTGAAGGCCTCCGCCATGTTGTCCGCTATCCGTGATGCCAAGGCTGCGAATTCCGGCAAGCAGCAGCGCGACGTTGCCTCCGTCGGCAAGGGCGTAAAAATTCTGCTGGTCGACCATGAAGACAGTTTCGTGCATACGCTGGCGAATTATTTCCGCCAGACGGGTGCGACCGTCTCGACCGTACGCACGCCGGTGCCGGAAGACGTGTTCGATCGGCTGGACCCGGATCTGGTGGTGCTTTCGCCCGGACCTGGCAATCCGAAGGATTTCGACTGCAAGGCGACGATCAAGAAGGCGCGGGCGCGGAACCTCCCGATCTTCGGCGTCTGCCTTGGTCTGCAGGCGCTGGCCGAAGCCTATGGCGGTGAGCTTCGTCATCTGGCGCTGCCGATGCACGGCAAGCCCTCGCGCATCCGCGTGTTGGAGCCTGGCTTGGTGTTCTCCGGCCTTGGCCGCGAGGTCACTGTCGGTCGCTATCACTCGATCTTCGCCGATCCCTCGACGCTGCCGCGCGATTTCATGATTACGGCCGAAAGCGAGGACGGCACGATCATGGGGATAGAGCACGTCAAGGAGCCTATCGCAGCCGTTCAGTTCCATCCGGAATCGATCATGACACTCGGCGGCGACGCCGGCATGCGGATGATCGAGAATGTCGTGGCACATCTGGCGCGCAGAGTGAAGACCAAGGCTGCCTGA
- a CDS encoding ABC-F family ATP-binding cassette domain-containing protein, translated as MTLINLRNFGVTLGVPLISNLNFTVGAGDRVGIVAANGRGKSTLLNCIAGRLEPTVGDITRSRGLQVGYVEQNVPANLAAVSFYDAVLRALPEEQAESEGWRVDVTLDSLDVPQAMRERALAELSGGWQRLAMLARVWVTEPDLLLLDEPTNHLDLAKIALLEDWLNALPRDVPVLISSHDRSFLDAVCNRTLFLRQELSLAYSLPYSRARAALDEADASDERRFQKDMKTSQQLRKQAAKLNNLGINSGSDLLTVKTKQLKARAERFEDTARPGHQERSSGAIKLANRGIQARILVTLDDASVETPDGTLLFKTGKRWICQSDRIVLLGHNGAGKTRLVEMIRNAIVGQTGVAAIKATPSLTLGYSDQALSHLRPDDTPLGLITRLFELGEQRARTLLAGAGMGIDMQGRAIGRLSGGQKARLSMLVLRLTNPNFYLLDEPTNHLDIDGQEALEGELMAREASCLLVSHDRSFVGAIGNRFWLIEKRRLVEVDGPEEFFGEAGRRGEGMVGVR; from the coding sequence ATGACTCTGATCAATCTCCGCAATTTTGGCGTCACCCTGGGTGTGCCGCTTATTTCCAATCTCAATTTCACCGTTGGCGCCGGCGACCGCGTTGGCATCGTTGCCGCAAATGGCCGAGGGAAATCCACTCTGCTCAATTGCATCGCCGGCAGGCTGGAGCCGACGGTCGGCGACATCACTCGCTCGCGCGGGCTGCAGGTCGGCTATGTCGAACAAAATGTGCCCGCCAATCTGGCTGCTGTATCCTTTTACGATGCGGTTTTGCGCGCTCTGCCGGAGGAGCAGGCTGAGAGCGAGGGCTGGCGCGTCGACGTCACGCTGGATTCGCTCGACGTGCCGCAGGCCATGCGTGAGAGGGCGCTTGCCGAACTCAGCGGTGGCTGGCAGCGGCTTGCCATGCTTGCCCGAGTCTGGGTGACCGAACCCGACCTGCTGCTGCTGGACGAGCCGACCAACCATCTCGATCTCGCCAAGATCGCCCTGCTGGAGGATTGGTTGAACGCTCTGCCGCGTGACGTGCCCGTGCTGATATCCAGCCACGACCGCTCCTTTCTCGATGCCGTCTGCAACCGCACTCTTTTCCTGCGACAGGAGCTATCGCTGGCCTATTCTCTGCCATATAGCCGGGCGCGGGCAGCGTTGGACGAGGCCGACGCTTCCGACGAGCGGCGTTTCCAGAAGGATATGAAAACGTCCCAGCAACTGCGCAAGCAGGCGGCCAAGCTCAACAACCTCGGCATCAATTCCGGCAGCGACTTGCTGACAGTGAAGACGAAGCAGCTCAAGGCGCGCGCCGAGCGTTTTGAGGATACGGCCCGGCCCGGTCATCAGGAGCGGTCATCAGGCGCAATCAAGCTCGCCAATCGCGGCATTCAGGCCAGGATATTGGTGACGCTGGACGACGCTTCCGTCGAAACACCTGACGGTACGCTGTTGTTCAAGACCGGCAAACGCTGGATTTGCCAGAGCGACCGCATCGTCCTACTTGGTCACAATGGTGCGGGTAAGACCCGTCTTGTTGAAATGATCCGCAATGCCATAGTCGGTCAGACTGGTGTAGCGGCGATCAAGGCGACGCCATCGCTGACGCTCGGCTATAGCGACCAGGCGCTCTCCCATCTCCGCCCTGACGATACCCCGCTCGGCTTGATCACGCGGCTGTTCGAGCTGGGCGAACAACGGGCGCGCACCCTGCTCGCCGGCGCCGGCATGGGCATCGACATGCAGGGGCGCGCTATCGGCAGGCTTTCGGGCGGCCAGAAGGCGAGATTGTCCATGCTGGTGCTGCGATTGACCAACCCCAACTTCTATCTGCTAGACGAACCGACCAATCACCTTGATATCGATGGGCAGGAGGCGCTGGAAGGTGAGTTGATGGCGCGGGAGGCAAGTTGTCTGCTTGTGTCTCACGACCGCAGTTTCGTGGGCGCCATAGGCAATCGCTTCTGGCTGATCGAGAAGAGGCGACTGGTCGAAGTTGACGGGCCGGAGGAGTTTTTTGGGGAGGCTGGGCGGCGCGGCGAGGGGATGGTGGGCGTCAGATAG